The following is a genomic window from Brachionichthys hirsutus isolate HB-005 chromosome 15, CSIRO-AGI_Bhir_v1, whole genome shotgun sequence.
ATTTGAGACTCACGTCGCTTTCACTTAGCCTAGAGTGCGTTTCTACCGCAATCACATTTCTCAGCGCAAGTCAGGAGCCAATTTTGCTATGGCTCCCAAGTAtatagtgtaaaaaaaaaaaaaaaaaaaaaaaaaaactcagtcAAGGCCCAGTTATGAGCATGAACaagctttatttaaaagcaACCAGTGGACAATCATCTGTTTGACTTGATGTTGGCAGAGCGGGTCCTCAGGTCAGTCAGCATCACTTCTCCACTTGAGACTAGAGCATTCTGACTTGAGGAAACCTTCCTGACTGCAGCTCTTCCTGCAAGGAGTTGAAGTCAGTCACAATACATTTCTTTGACATTATACAAGTATATTCCTCCCGATCAGAAGCGACTCACGTTGCCGGTGGCATGAACGTTCACAAGAGTCTGTGCTGCTGGGGTAACACACTACTGTAGAGCAATGGATGAACACCTGAAAGACAGCCAGATGCACATTTAGTCACAAAAAGCAGAGTAATCACTCTTGTGGCAGTTGAAACATTTACCATGTCGGTCCGAACAGCAAAGCTGTCCTTATccacaaaagcaaacattttaatgctGAAACGTTTGTGATGAGTCGGGTACTGAAGTCCAGAGGAGCTCCCAACAGGGATCAATGTGGTCAAGTAACGGTCATCTTCATAGGGACACCTAGAACCCATCAGAACACAAGGTCAAATTTAGGTCCAGtgactgctggatggatttctCTAGAGGCACCTGCAGGCCAAATGAATTTTAACATTACCCATTGAACAGCAGGTCCCACTGTGGCAGGCTTTCGGGTCTGGGGGTGGAAGTCGCCCAGCAGCGCTCCAGGTTGAGGATGAGGTTCGGGTCAGACCGCTCCAGGATGCTCACCTGGATATAAACCAGTTCCCTCAGTACTTTGGTGATTGGGTAGTCATCTGGCGCGTAGAAGGAGCTGTACGCCACCTCCCCTGTATGGAGCAGTCCAGTTTCAGTACGCACAAAAATACTTGCAGCCATTGCAGAACTGGTCTGCTGCTTACCCTCCACACATCCCTTTGAGCGACAACGTCCATTGCCCACTTTCAGCTCCACTCGGAGGGGACCTGCAGCAGTGACAGGCATGGGAGGAGGAACGGCATTTACCTCCATGACAAGGGCCTCCATAGATGTGCCGGAATAGCGACACTGGAACAATAACCTATTGGAGAATCGGACATCAAAATTCGGGGAACCGTTAGGATCCTGTGCAATTAGTTAAGATTTACTTTACATATTGACTCACTCAAAGTGGCTGTCTCTGGTGATTGAGCCTCTAGACCCAATCCCCACTTCATACGAGGAAGACATGTGGTTCTCGTACACCACATAGCCGTCTTCCCCCTACAAGTACAAAGCCAGTGTTTAAAATCGGCCCTCTATTCACCCTGAGCTAGTTACATTCTTACAGTTTGCAGCAAAGTCAAGTCAAGGACAACAAACACCTTAAATGTTGTGCCACAGGCAGTCACAGGGAACTGGAATATGATATAAGCACTGGTGACGTCAGCAGGAGCACAGGGGGGGCCGTTTGACAGCAGGCTGACTGAATCCACATCTATGTGGGGCACGGTGGCATCCCGAGCCACAACCACCACAAACTGGCCATCTCTGGCACACTGCACAGTCACTGGGGCGGAACACCAAGTTGTGTTACAGTCGTTCAGAATTTACACTTGAAGCACGACAACCTACTATAGCGAACAGACACACCTCCTTTCCCATAGTAGCACTGCTGCTCATGAAAGCAGCAGTCGATGTTATCACACTGCTCGGCCGTGACGCCTGGAGCTCCACACTGGATCATCTCGCGCCCCTCCACCTGGCATTTGTCAGAAGGAGCTTCAGGTGTTGCAGCGTTTGGCTTctgttgcagcagcagagcaggatAGAGAGGTTGGGATTGCTGCGCAGGCAACACCCAGTTATGCTGTGCAGCGACATCACAAACCAACACCAGCACCACAACGCCAAACAGATGCTTGAAATGCTCCATGAGAAACTCCACGCTGGCCAAAACAGAAACAATAGCAGCCTGTGCTTCAGACACAGGCTTTATGCAAGTTTGGTGTGcttgaagctccgcctcccttCATTAGGGGTTGATTCTGTGGCAGCCCTGCAGAGTTAATCAGCTGGGAGCCGTCAGGTGGAGCTTATTGTCTGCTCATCTGCCTGAAAAGTCATTGTGCGACCATTCTGTAAAAGCTGAGTGGGTTTTTTGAGTGAATTTCGTGACCAAGCATGGTTTGCTGTGACCTGGTACTGCAAGAGTGAAAGGCCTGCTGCATCACACACTTCTTTTAATACATCATTTTTGTACCACCTGTATTAAAACTtcccatttctgtctctcacaTAATCAGATGTATGGGCGGTACACCCAGGAACTGGGTGTGTATGCCAAGGAGGAAGCAGCCCGCCTACGGGATGGCGGGGGGCTGCGGAGGAACGCCAGCCTCCGTAATCGAGCTGCAGATCTACTAGATTATGACGGAGACTCCTGTGCAAAGTGCCAATGTAAGTCATAATAATGCAAATAATGAAATATGTCTTTGTGTTGTGAAGGCAGTATTTAGTACTCCCATGCAAAGTGGATCTGGCATGTGAGCGCAGCATGTGTGAAAAGTTCTGTTAAAACGTGCGTTTCTTAATGGGCAGCCGAGTGTCCACCTTCCCCACAGGGGAGCAGGATGAAATATGACAACGACCTCCAGCCAACAAAGACTCAATGTCAGACAAAGACAGCCCCCTCCCCCGGCTGCCCTGACCCatagagcgtgtgtgtgtgtgtgtgtgtgtgtgtgtgt
Proteins encoded in this region:
- the LOC137904578 gene encoding zona pellucida sperm-binding protein 4-like, whose translation is MEHFKHLFGVVVLVLVCDVAAQHNWVLPAQQSQPLYPALLLQQKPNAATPEAPSDKCQVEGREMIQCGAPGVTAEQCDNIDCCFHEQQCYYGKGVTVQCARDGQFVVVVARDATVPHIDVDSVSLLSNGPPCAPADVTSAYIIFQFPVTACGTTFKGEDGYVVYENHMSSSYEVGIGSRGSITRDSHFELLFQCRYSGTSMEALVMEVNAVPPPMPVTAAGPLRVELKVGNGRCRSKGCVEGEVAYSSFYAPDDYPITKVLRELVYIQVSILERSDPNLILNLERCWATSTPRPESLPQWDLLFNGCPYEDDRYLTTLIPVGSSSGLQYPTHHKRFSIKMFAFVDKDSFAVRTDMVFIHCSTVVCYPSSTDSCERSCHRQRRAAVRKVSSSQNALVSSGEVMLTDLRTRSANIKSNR